A region from the Hylaeus volcanicus isolate JK05 chromosome 6, UHH_iyHylVolc1.0_haploid, whole genome shotgun sequence genome encodes:
- the LOC128878001 gene encoding dynactin subunit 5 — MEPQDIYYSKAEYVETASGNKVSRQTVLCGSQNIVLHGKVIVQSDAIIRGDLANIRIGRYCIISKNAIIRPPFKKFSKGVAFFPLTVGDHVFVGERAVVNAAIVGSCIYIGKNAVIGRRCILKDCCYIEDGAVVPPETIVPSFARIAGSPAKRVDDLPDCTLDLMLEFTKNYYQHFIPSRG, encoded by the exons ATGGAACCtcaagatatttattatagcaaAGCGGAGTACGTCGAAACG GCCTCTGGGAATAAGGTTAGCAGACAAACCGTTCTCTGCGGCTCGCAGAATATTGTTTTGCACGGGAAAGTAATCGTGCAGTCGGATGCTATCATCAGAGGTGACTTAGCCAATATTAGGATAGGTCGTTATTGCATCATTAGTAAGAACGCCATTATAAGGCCGCCCTTCAAAAAGTTTAGCAAAGG TGTTGCCTTCTTTCCTCTGACGGTGGGAGACCATGTGTTCGTAGGAGAACGGGCAGTTGTAAATGCTGCCATTGTTGGTTCTTGCATATACATAGGAAAAAATGCAGTAATC GGAAGGAGGTGCATCCTAAAGGATTGCTGTTACATCGAGGATGGAGCCGTGGTTCCACCAGAGACCATAGTTCCTTCCTTCGCTCGAATCGCTGGGAGTCCTGCAAAACGGGTCGACGATCTACCCGATTGTACACTCGACCTTATGCTAGAATTCACAAAGAATTATTACCAGCATTTTATACCATCTCGCGGTTAA